AACTGTACTTTAACTGGTTCTCGTTCTTCACCCTGAGTTTCAAAATATTCTCTCTTTTTATATCCAAACATTCCGGCAAAAATATTGGCTGGAAATTTTTCAATTGACGAATTATACATGAACACGGTATCGTTATAGAACTGGCGAGAATAGGCGATTTTATTTTCTGTTTCACTTAATTCATTTTGCAAATGCATAAAGTTTTCATTGGCTTTCAATTCCGGATATGCCTCTGCAACAGCAAATAATTGACGAAGCGCTTGGGTAAGCTGGTTTTCCGCTTGGCTTTTCTCAGCGGGGCTTTGTGCAGAAATAGCGACTTGTCGAGCTTTGGCAATATTTTCAAAGACCTCTTTTTCGTGAGTAGCATACCCTTTAACTGTTTCTACTAAATTGGGGATAAGGTCATACCGCCGTTTCAGCTGAACATCAACTTGAGCCCAGCTATTATCGACCTTATTTTTAAGTACCACTAAGCGGTTATAGAGCGATATTATGTAAACAACCACGATCAATATAATTATTCCTATAATCCAACCCAATACTGACACCTCCTTTTACCCTCTTTTTTTAGCTTTTAGTTCGTTTTTTATCTTCATCTATGAAATGCCGATCAACCGGCACTTGAACCTCCGCCACCTCCTCCCCCTCCACCTCCACTGGAAAATCCACCCCCAACCGAAGTAGAAGATTGGAGAGCTCGGGTAAGATTAGCCATATTCGCCATATTTCTAGAGATTGACTCTAAACGGCTAAGGGTATCAAGCGTAGTTACGGTAAAAACAGCACCATAGGAAACCTGATACCAACCAGGATGGGATAGTTCTGAACCGGTCTCCT
This portion of the Candidatus Atribacteria bacterium ADurb.Bin276 genome encodes:
- a CDS encoding LemA family protein; its protein translation is MGWIIGIIILIVVVYIISLYNRLVVLKNKVDNSWAQVDVQLKRRYDLIPNLVETVKGYATHEKEVFENIAKARQVAISAQSPAEKSQAENQLTQALRQLFAVAEAYPELKANENFMHLQNELSETENKIAYSRQFYNDTVFMYNSSIEKFPANIFAGMFGYKKREYFETQGEEREPVKVQF